A region of Massilia sp. WG5 DNA encodes the following proteins:
- a CDS encoding flagellar brake protein, protein MTDLATSQIRKGLPKLSDAVARIGADAAAHTIDDAFQIHDALSTLAQTGEAITVYPLGQDFLVARIDAIDTERGCFILDLAEDVVLAEGRLILVASLGGNAKVQFELEAGGSLIPGRARAVELPLPASCLVLNRRAEARLESPLSGSYGARFVYLGKVFELPLYDFSCGGVGLRATPEQAYEFYVGKKIDAAELELGPALTIVADLEVRLMRPFRTFLLGEQVQVGCRISNITMQMKQRLERAVSKVQLRR, encoded by the coding sequence TTGACCGACCTGGCCACCTCGCAGATCCGCAAGGGTCTTCCCAAGCTGTCCGATGCCGTCGCGCGGATCGGCGCTGACGCGGCTGCGCACACGATCGACGACGCCTTCCAGATCCATGACGCCCTGTCGACCCTGGCGCAGACCGGCGAAGCGATCACCGTGTATCCGCTCGGCCAGGACTTCCTGGTCGCGCGCATCGACGCCATCGATACCGAGCGCGGCTGCTTCATCCTCGACCTGGCCGAGGATGTGGTGCTCGCCGAGGGCAGGCTGATCCTCGTTGCCTCGCTGGGCGGGAATGCGAAGGTCCAGTTCGAACTCGAAGCCGGCGGCAGCCTCATCCCGGGGCGCGCCCGCGCCGTCGAGCTGCCGCTGCCGGCGAGCTGCCTGGTCCTGAACCGGCGCGCGGAAGCGCGGCTGGAAAGCCCGCTGAGCGGCAGCTACGGCGCCCGCTTCGTCTACCTGGGCAAGGTGTTCGAACTGCCGCTGTACGATTTCTCGTGCGGCGGCGTCGGCCTGCGCGCGACGCCGGAGCAGGCTTACGAATTCTATGTCGGCAAGAAGATCGACGCCGCAGAACTGGAACTGGGCCCGGCGCTGACCATCGTCGCCGACCTCGAAGTACGCCTGATGCGTCCCTTCCGCACCTTCCTGCTGGGCGAACAGGTGCAGGTCGGGTGCCGGATCTCCAACATCACCATGCAGATGAAGCAGCGCCTGGAACGGGCGGTGAGCAAGGTGCAACTGAGGCGCTGA
- the cheZ gene encoding protein phosphatase CheZ codes for MTEPLPDSGSHDEVLSRIGHMTRALHENLRGLGLDKLIEKAASDIPDARDRLDYVARLSEQAAKRVLDATDAASPLQEGIDGAAVELTRSWQTLLDSGEGSPEWRALAEKTIASLAVSRSAAVATRGHLMDIMMAQDFQDLTGQVIKRITGIAQNLEKQLVQVLVDFAPAEVKREFDTGLLSNSLMNGPQIKPEGDAEVVADQGQVDDLLDSLGF; via the coding sequence ATGACCGAGCCACTTCCCGACTCGGGCTCGCACGACGAGGTCCTGAGCCGGATCGGGCATATGACCCGCGCGTTGCACGAGAACCTGCGCGGTCTGGGCCTGGACAAGCTGATCGAGAAAGCCGCCAGCGACATCCCGGATGCGCGCGACCGTCTCGACTACGTGGCGCGCCTGTCGGAACAGGCTGCCAAGCGGGTGCTGGACGCCACCGATGCCGCCAGCCCGCTGCAGGAAGGGATCGACGGCGCGGCGGTGGAGCTCACGCGTTCCTGGCAAACGCTGCTGGACAGCGGCGAGGGCAGTCCGGAATGGCGCGCGCTGGCCGAGAAGACCATCGCCAGCCTGGCCGTATCGCGCAGCGCCGCGGTGGCGACCCGCGGCCACCTGATGGACATCATGATGGCCCAGGACTTCCAGGACCTGACCGGCCAGGTAATCAAGCGCATCACCGGCATCGCCCAGAATCTCGAAAAGCAACTGGTCCAGGTGCTGGTCGATTTCGCGCCGGCCGAGGTCAAGCGCGAGTTCGACACTGGTCTGCTCAGTAACAGCTTAATGAACGGCCCGCAGATCAAGCCTGAAGGCGATGCCGAAGTGGTGGCCGACCAGGGCCAGGTCGACGACCTGCTCGACAGCCTCGGCTTCTGA
- a CDS encoding EAL and HDOD domain-containing protein: MHQTNFIVREPLLDPKQRVIGYELCWQQQSGREVSAADLEALVGFVAEHLVDDEQGWLLRDKLLFLDAVPAMLSTDALHALPPERTVLSISVRDLVNVDTRAAVQALRAGGVGISLRGANLELLGRNLSVIASYAEVRFAGADVATQARTYAAVKQSTLRMVGRPVSTWADFDACAALGLDAFVGKLHLTPREGGNAKGMNPAQAIILQLMQMVQNNEDVPKIEAVLKRDPALIYKLLRFINSAGFGAGRQIESLRQAIAMLGYAPLYRWLVLLLATASSNGYSPVLMETAVVRARLCELLGQKFLPRAEAEYLFVAGMFSLLDRLLGLPMKDVLDTIQLPDEVVRALLTRGGTYGPYLALAEACELNSNLVASMAAALDISPLDVNKAHLSALAWAQNLTT; this comes from the coding sequence ATGCATCAAACCAACTTCATCGTCCGTGAACCCCTGCTTGACCCCAAGCAGCGTGTGATTGGTTATGAACTGTGCTGGCAACAGCAGAGCGGAAGGGAAGTGAGCGCGGCCGACCTCGAAGCGCTGGTCGGCTTCGTTGCCGAGCACCTGGTCGACGACGAGCAAGGCTGGCTGCTGCGCGACAAACTGCTGTTCCTCGACGCCGTGCCGGCAATGCTGTCGACCGATGCCCTGCATGCGCTGCCGCCGGAGCGCACCGTGCTGTCGATCAGCGTGCGCGATCTCGTGAACGTCGATACCCGTGCCGCCGTGCAGGCCCTGCGCGCCGGCGGCGTCGGCATCTCGCTGCGCGGCGCCAACCTGGAGCTGCTGGGCCGCAACCTCTCCGTCATCGCGTCCTACGCCGAAGTGCGCTTCGCCGGCGCCGACGTCGCCACCCAGGCCCGCACCTATGCCGCCGTCAAGCAGTCGACGCTGCGCATGGTCGGCCGTCCGGTGTCGACCTGGGCCGACTTCGACGCCTGCGCCGCGCTGGGCCTGGACGCCTTCGTCGGCAAGCTGCACCTGACCCCGCGCGAGGGCGGCAATGCCAAGGGCATGAACCCGGCCCAGGCGATCATCCTGCAACTGATGCAGATGGTGCAGAACAACGAGGACGTGCCGAAGATCGAGGCCGTGCTCAAGCGCGACCCGGCCCTGATCTACAAACTCCTGCGCTTCATCAACTCGGCCGGATTCGGCGCCGGTCGCCAGATCGAGTCGCTGCGCCAGGCCATCGCCATGCTGGGCTATGCGCCGCTGTACCGCTGGCTGGTGCTGCTGCTGGCGACGGCCAGCTCCAACGGCTACTCGCCGGTGCTGATGGAAACGGCCGTCGTGCGTGCGCGCCTGTGCGAGCTGCTCGGCCAGAAGTTCCTGCCGCGCGCGGAAGCGGAGTATCTGTTCGTGGCCGGCATGTTCTCGCTGCTCGACCGCCTGCTGGGCCTGCCGATGAAGGACGTGCTGGACACCATCCAGCTGCCTGACGAGGTGGTGCGCGCGCTGCTGACGCGCGGCGGCACCTACGGCCCCTACCTGGCGCTGGCCGAGGCCTGCGAGCTGAATTCGAACCTGGTGGCGTCGATGGCGGCGGCGCTGGACATCAGCCCGCTGGATGTGAACAAGGCGCATTTGAGTGCGCTGGCCTGGGCGCAGAACCTCACCACCTGA
- a CDS encoding CheR family methyltransferase — protein sequence MPLHTKQETGKEFEFTRADFERVRGLIYQRAGISLADSKQEMVYSRLARRLRATGIESFSRYLDALEAGRLSGPAGQEWEAFTNALTTNLTSFFREAHHFPLLAEHALKARRQHPGTPLTIWCSASSTGEEPYSIAMTMCEAFDTLTPPVSIIATDIDTNVLATAGAGVYPIERVEKLEAGRLRRFFLKGKGAQEGLVRVRPELRNLVTFRQLNLLADGWDLRGPFDAIFCRNVMIYFDKATQRKILSRFVPLMKPEALLFAGHSENFLYVSDSLRLRGKTVYELS from the coding sequence GTGCCGCTTCATACCAAGCAGGAAACTGGCAAGGAATTCGAGTTCACGCGCGCCGACTTCGAGCGCGTGCGCGGCCTGATCTACCAGCGCGCCGGCATTTCGCTGGCCGACAGCAAGCAGGAAATGGTCTACAGCCGGCTCGCGCGCCGCCTGCGCGCCACCGGCATCGAATCCTTTTCGCGCTATCTCGACGCTCTCGAAGCGGGACGCCTCAGTGGCCCCGCCGGGCAGGAGTGGGAGGCGTTCACGAATGCCCTGACCACCAACCTGACCTCCTTCTTCCGCGAGGCCCACCACTTCCCGCTGCTGGCCGAGCATGCGCTCAAGGCGCGCCGCCAGCATCCGGGCACGCCGTTGACGATCTGGTGTTCGGCCAGCTCGACCGGCGAGGAGCCCTACTCGATCGCGATGACCATGTGCGAGGCGTTCGATACGCTCACCCCGCCGGTGTCCATCATCGCGACCGACATCGACACCAACGTGCTGGCCACCGCCGGCGCCGGCGTCTATCCGATCGAACGGGTCGAAAAGCTCGAGGCCGGGCGCCTGCGCCGCTTCTTCCTGAAGGGGAAGGGCGCGCAGGAGGGCCTGGTGCGCGTGCGCCCCGAACTGCGCAACCTGGTCACCTTCCGCCAGCTCAACCTGCTGGCCGACGGCTGGGACCTGCGCGGACCGTTCGACGCGATCTTCTGCCGCAACGTGATGATCTACTTCGACAAGGCCACCCAGCGCAAGATCCTGTCGCGCTTCGTGCCCCTGATGAAGCCGGAGGCCCTGCTGTTCGCGGGGCATTCCGAAAACTTCCTGTATGTGTCCGACTCGCTGCGCCTGCGCGGCAAGACGGTGTACGAGTTGAGTTAA
- a CDS encoding response regulator gives MAKTILAVDDSSSLRQMVAFSLKAAGYQVVEAVDGQDGLEKAKQQTVDLVLTDQNMPKMDGLTLIKSLRSLPTYAKVPILMLTTESSDEMKSKGRAAGANGWLVKPFDPQRLIEVVKKVIG, from the coding sequence ATGGCAAAAACGATTCTTGCGGTTGACGATTCCAGTTCCCTGCGCCAGATGGTGGCGTTCAGCCTGAAAGCCGCCGGCTACCAGGTGGTGGAGGCCGTCGATGGCCAGGATGGCCTGGAAAAGGCGAAGCAGCAGACCGTCGACCTGGTCCTGACCGACCAGAACATGCCGAAAATGGATGGCCTCACGCTGATCAAGTCGCTGCGCAGCCTGCCGACCTATGCCAAGGTGCCGATCCTGATGCTCACCACCGAATCCTCGGACGAGATGAAATCGAAAGGCCGCGCCGCCGGCGCCAATGGCTGGCTGGTCAAGCCTTTCGACCCGCAGCGCCTGATCGAGGTGGTCAAGAAAGTCATCGGCTAA
- the panC gene encoding pantoate--beta-alanine ligase — translation MKIISTIEELRDQLRGQLRTAFVPTMGNLHEGHLSLMRLARRHGDPVVASIFVNRLQFGPNEDFDKYPRTFQADVEKLEKEGVYVLFAPTEKDLYPEPQEYRVLPPDDLGNILEGEFRPAMFPGVCTVVTKLFSCVQPRVAVFGKKDYQQLMIIRNMARQLAMPTEIIGAETFRADDGLALSSRNGYLSAEERAEAPFLYQTLNYVAEQTRGGHPDLVALEQDAMHRLAARGWKPDYVSIRKRMNLQAPSRDEVLAGEQLVVLTAAKLGNTRLIDNLEI, via the coding sequence ATGAAAATCATCTCCACCATCGAGGAACTGCGCGACCAGCTGCGCGGCCAACTGCGCACCGCCTTCGTCCCGACCATGGGCAACCTGCACGAGGGCCACCTGTCGCTGATGCGCCTGGCGCGCCGCCATGGCGACCCGGTCGTCGCCTCGATCTTCGTCAACCGCCTGCAGTTCGGTCCGAACGAGGACTTCGACAAATACCCGCGCACCTTCCAGGCCGACGTCGAGAAACTGGAGAAGGAAGGCGTGTACGTGCTGTTCGCACCGACCGAGAAAGACCTGTACCCGGAGCCGCAGGAATACCGCGTGTTGCCGCCGGACGACCTGGGCAACATCCTCGAAGGCGAGTTCCGCCCCGCGATGTTCCCGGGCGTGTGCACGGTGGTGACCAAGCTGTTCTCCTGTGTGCAGCCGCGCGTGGCCGTGTTCGGCAAGAAGGATTACCAGCAGCTGATGATCATCCGCAACATGGCGCGCCAGCTCGCGATGCCGACCGAGATCATCGGCGCCGAAACCTTCCGCGCCGACGACGGCCTGGCGCTGTCCTCGCGTAACGGCTACCTGTCCGCTGAGGAGCGTGCCGAAGCGCCCTTCCTGTACCAGACCCTCAACTACGTGGCCGAACAGACCCGCGGCGGCCATCCGGACCTGGTGGCGCTGGAACAGGATGCGATGCACCGCCTGGCCGCACGCGGCTGGAAGCCCGACTACGTCTCGATCCGCAAGCGCATGAACCTGCAGGCGCCGAGCCGCGATGAAGTTCTCGCTGGGGAACAATTGGTGGTGCTGACCGCCGCCAAGCTGGGCAACACCCGCCTGATCGATAATCTGGAAATTTAA
- a CDS encoding chemotaxis response regulator protein-glutamate methylesterase, which produces MHSTNKIKVAIVDDSALIRSVMTEIVNSQPDMEVVGVAPDPLVARELIKRTNPDVLTLDVEMPKMDGLDFLEKLMRLRPMPVLMVSSLTERGSEITMRALELGAVDFVTKPKISIQTGMREYTELIADKIRGAARARIKPRTLHAPPPGAQLPQLRSPLTSSEKLIIIGASTGGTEAIREFLMQMPSDCPGILIAQHMPEGFTSSFARRLDSLCRISVSEAQGNERVLPGHAYIAPGHSHLLLSRSGANYMTKIEQTEPVNRHRPSVDVLFRSAAQAAGKNAVGVILTGMGKDGAQGMLEMRNAGATNFAQDEASCVVFGMPREAIAIGAAHEVGALTALPGMVLGHLATQGSRALRV; this is translated from the coding sequence ATGCACTCCACGAACAAGATCAAAGTGGCGATCGTCGACGATTCCGCGCTGATCCGCAGCGTGATGACCGAGATCGTGAATTCGCAGCCGGACATGGAAGTCGTCGGCGTGGCGCCCGATCCCCTCGTCGCGCGCGAGCTGATCAAGCGCACCAATCCCGACGTGCTGACGCTCGACGTCGAGATGCCGAAGATGGACGGCCTCGATTTCCTCGAAAAGCTGATGCGCCTGCGCCCGATGCCGGTGCTGATGGTGTCCTCGCTGACCGAACGCGGCTCCGAGATCACCATGCGCGCGCTGGAACTGGGCGCGGTGGACTTCGTCACCAAGCCGAAGATCTCGATCCAGACCGGGATGCGCGAGTACACGGAGCTCATCGCCGACAAGATCCGCGGCGCCGCGCGCGCCCGCATCAAGCCGCGTACCCTGCACGCGCCGCCGCCCGGCGCCCAGCTGCCGCAGTTGCGCAGCCCGCTGACCTCGTCGGAAAAGCTGATCATCATCGGCGCCTCCACCGGCGGCACCGAGGCGATCCGCGAATTCCTGATGCAGATGCCGTCCGACTGCCCGGGCATCCTGATCGCCCAGCACATGCCGGAAGGCTTCACCAGCTCCTTTGCCAGGCGCCTCGATTCGCTGTGCCGGATCAGCGTCAGCGAAGCGCAGGGCAACGAGCGCGTGCTGCCCGGCCACGCCTATATCGCACCGGGCCACTCCCATTTGCTGTTGTCCCGCTCCGGCGCCAACTACATGACGAAGATCGAGCAGACCGAGCCGGTCAACCGCCACCGGCCTTCGGTGGACGTGCTGTTCCGCTCGGCGGCCCAGGCGGCCGGCAAGAATGCGGTCGGGGTGATCCTGACCGGGATGGGCAAGGACGGCGCCCAAGGCATGCTGGAAATGCGCAATGCCGGCGCCACCAACTTCGCCCAGGACGAGGCATCCTGCGTCGTGTTCGGCATGCCGCGCGAGGCGATCGCCATCGGCGCCGCCCATGAAGTGGGCGCACTGACGGCCTTGCCGGGCATGGTACTTGGTCATCTGGCAACGCAGGGCAGCCGGGCGTTGCGCGTTTGA
- the cheD gene encoding chemoreceptor glutamine deamidase CheD: MDTNSHFATNVYYDRTFDCEAAKILPGEYYYTGKEMLIVTVLGSCVSACIRDRVKGLGGMNHFMLPDGGDPGNPVSASMRYGTYAMEVLINDLLKAGARREHLEAKVFGGGAVLRGFSAMNVGERNAAFVTQFLKTERIPVLAEDLNDIYPRKVYFFPRTGKVLVKKLMQTQNDTLARRELDYASRLKVAPVGGDIDLF, from the coding sequence ATGGATACCAACAGCCATTTCGCCACCAACGTCTATTACGACCGCACCTTCGACTGCGAAGCCGCCAAGATCCTGCCGGGCGAGTACTACTACACCGGCAAGGAGATGCTGATCGTGACGGTGCTGGGTTCCTGCGTCTCGGCCTGCATCCGCGACCGCGTCAAGGGCCTGGGCGGCATGAACCACTTCATGCTGCCGGACGGCGGCGACCCCGGCAACCCGGTGTCGGCCTCGATGCGCTACGGGACCTATGCGATGGAAGTGCTGATCAACGATTTGCTGAAGGCCGGCGCGCGCCGCGAGCATCTGGAAGCGAAGGTGTTCGGCGGCGGCGCCGTGCTGCGCGGCTTCTCGGCCATGAATGTCGGCGAGCGCAACGCGGCCTTCGTGACGCAGTTCCTGAAGACCGAGCGCATCCCGGTGCTGGCCGAAGACCTGAACGACATCTATCCGCGCAAGGTGTACTTCTTCCCGCGCACCGGCAAGGTGCTGGTCAAGAAGCTGATGCAAACCCAAAACGACACGCTGGCGAGGCGCGAGCTCGACTACGCCAGCCGCCTCAAGGTCGCGCCGGTCGGCGGCGACATCGACCTGTTCTGA
- a CDS encoding DUF3460 family protein has protein sequence MGLFTKHANYESDHTKFIKELKEKTPGMDERQVAGRALLWDKAPLSLEEQRRVDESRLRQQAYPYQTKV, from the coding sequence ATGGGCCTGTTCACTAAACACGCGAATTACGAATCCGATCACACCAAGTTCATCAAGGAACTGAAAGAGAAAACCCCGGGCATGGACGAGCGCCAGGTCGCCGGCCGCGCCCTGCTGTGGGACAAGGCTCCGCTGTCGCTGGAGGAGCAGCGCCGCGTCGACGAGTCGCGCCTGCGCCAGCAGGCTTACCCGTACCAGACCAAGGTCTGA
- the cheA gene encoding chemotaxis protein CheA: MTIDISQFYQVFFDEAEELLAEKERLLLAVDIAAPDAEDLNAIFRTAHSIKGGASTFGLNDMSEVTHVLESLLDRIRKGEMSLTAQHVDAFLAAKDILKMQLDGHRNGASVDQEAVANVRMMLHDLSEGVVVGAHQPTVPSFLHAEQKQEVREGAHRYKIELPDLPQRDVNALVDELGLLGRVSVTPLSGGRSALIIMTHEGLDDIVAICSFVMDPDDLKIFEAPPLTPEQRALEAAERARIEDEQGYGFFDPNEALDGAQPEQTDDERGYGFFQPIEQIRREAGIVAEGEAMASRKSPEIASSRPEALEVTEAAAEKKAVKKADGAAHAHAESGSIRVSIEKVDQLINLVGELVITQAMIEQRSDGLDPMVHQRLLASVSQLTRNTRDLQEAVMSIRMMPMDFVFSRFPRMVRDLASKLGKKVDFITNGAATELDKGLIERIVDPLTHLVRNSIDHGIEMPAARVAAGKSESGRLFLSAAHQGGNIVIEVADDGGGLNRERILAKARQNGLPVSENMSDAEVWQLIFAPGFSTAEIVTDVSGRGVGMDVVKRNITQMGGTIDIRSAKGFGTTILISLPLTLAILDGMSIRCGDEIYILPLGFVVESLQPAKHEVKEIAGQGRVVKVRGEYLPLVPLYQMFNIEPRYTDPSEGILVILETEGRKAALFVDELVGQQQVVVKNLESNYRKVAGISGATILGDGGVALILDVAALLRSSRQLTDDTVVL; the protein is encoded by the coding sequence ATGACCATCGACATCAGCCAGTTCTACCAGGTCTTTTTCGACGAGGCGGAAGAGCTCCTCGCCGAAAAGGAGCGTCTGCTGCTGGCCGTCGATATCGCCGCACCGGACGCGGAAGACCTGAATGCGATCTTCCGCACCGCCCATTCGATCAAGGGCGGGGCCTCGACCTTCGGCCTGAACGACATGAGCGAAGTGACCCACGTGCTGGAGTCGCTGCTGGACCGCATCCGCAAGGGTGAGATGTCCCTCACGGCGCAGCACGTCGACGCCTTCCTGGCCGCCAAGGACATCCTCAAGATGCAGCTCGACGGCCACCGCAACGGCGCCAGCGTCGACCAGGAAGCGGTCGCCAACGTGCGCATGATGCTGCACGACCTGTCCGAGGGCGTCGTCGTCGGCGCGCACCAGCCGACCGTGCCGTCCTTCCTGCACGCCGAGCAGAAGCAGGAAGTGCGCGAAGGCGCGCACCGCTACAAGATCGAGCTGCCGGATCTCCCGCAGCGCGACGTGAACGCCCTGGTCGACGAACTTGGCCTGCTGGGCCGCGTCTCGGTCACCCCATTGTCCGGCGGACGCAGCGCGCTCATCATCATGACCCACGAAGGGCTGGACGACATCGTCGCGATCTGCTCCTTCGTGATGGATCCGGATGACCTGAAGATCTTCGAAGCGCCGCCGCTCACGCCCGAGCAGCGCGCCCTGGAGGCCGCCGAGCGCGCCCGCATCGAGGACGAGCAGGGCTACGGCTTCTTCGACCCGAACGAAGCGCTCGACGGCGCGCAGCCGGAGCAGACCGACGACGAGCGCGGCTACGGCTTCTTCCAGCCGATCGAGCAGATCCGCCGCGAGGCCGGCATCGTGGCGGAAGGCGAGGCCATGGCCTCGCGAAAAAGCCCTGAGATTGCTTCCAGTCGTCCGGAAGCGCTCGAGGTGACCGAAGCCGCGGCCGAGAAGAAGGCCGTCAAGAAGGCCGACGGCGCCGCCCACGCGCACGCCGAATCGGGCTCGATCCGGGTCTCGATCGAGAAGGTCGACCAGCTGATCAACCTGGTCGGCGAACTGGTGATCACCCAGGCCATGATCGAGCAGCGCAGCGACGGCCTGGACCCGATGGTCCACCAGCGCCTGCTCGCTTCGGTGTCGCAGCTGACCCGCAATACCCGCGACCTGCAGGAAGCCGTGATGTCGATCCGCATGATGCCGATGGACTTCGTGTTCTCGCGCTTCCCGCGCATGGTGCGCGACCTGGCCTCCAAGCTGGGCAAGAAGGTCGACTTCATCACCAACGGCGCGGCGACGGAACTGGACAAGGGCCTGATCGAACGCATCGTCGATCCACTGACCCACCTGGTCAGGAACTCGATCGACCACGGCATCGAGATGCCGGCCGCCCGCGTGGCTGCCGGCAAATCCGAATCGGGCCGCCTGTTCCTGTCCGCAGCCCACCAGGGCGGCAACATCGTGATCGAAGTGGCCGACGACGGCGGCGGCCTGAATCGCGAACGGATCCTGGCCAAGGCGCGGCAGAACGGCTTGCCGGTCTCCGAGAACATGAGCGACGCCGAGGTCTGGCAGCTGATCTTCGCGCCGGGCTTCTCGACCGCCGAAATCGTCACCGACGTGTCCGGCCGCGGGGTCGGCATGGACGTCGTCAAGCGCAATATCACGCAGATGGGCGGGACCATCGACATCCGGTCGGCGAAGGGCTTCGGGACCACGATCCTGATCTCGCTGCCGCTGACGCTGGCGATCCTGGACGGCATGTCGATCCGCTGCGGCGACGAGATCTACATCCTGCCGCTCGGCTTCGTGGTCGAGTCGCTGCAGCCGGCGAAGCACGAGGTCAAGGAGATCGCCGGCCAGGGCCGCGTGGTCAAGGTGCGCGGCGAATACCTGCCGCTGGTGCCGCTGTACCAGATGTTCAACATCGAGCCGCGCTATACCGATCCATCCGAAGGCATCCTGGTTATCCTCGAGACCGAAGGACGCAAGGCCGCGCTGTTCGTCGACGAACTGGTGGGCCAGCAGCAGGTGGTGGTGAAGAACCTGGAATCGAACTACCGCAAGGTGGCCGGGATCTCCGGCGCCACCATCCTCGGCGATGGCGGCGTGGCGTTGATCCTGGACGTGGCTGCGCTGCTGCGCTCGTCGCGTCAGCTGACGGACGATACCGTCGTTTTATAA
- the cheY gene encoding chemotaxis response regulator CheY has translation MADPKMRFLVVDDFSTMRRIVRNLLKELGYANVDEAEDGVMALAKLRSEQFDFVVSDWNMPNMDGLTMLQNIRADPALAKLPVLMVTAEAKKENIIAAAQAGANGYVVKPFTAATLDEKLNKIFEKMEKAA, from the coding sequence ATGGCTGATCCAAAGATGCGTTTTTTAGTTGTTGACGATTTCTCGACGATGCGTCGCATCGTGCGGAATCTGTTGAAGGAACTGGGTTACGCCAACGTCGACGAAGCCGAAGATGGCGTGATGGCATTGGCCAAACTGCGCAGCGAACAGTTCGACTTCGTGGTCTCGGACTGGAATATGCCGAACATGGACGGTCTGACCATGCTGCAGAACATCCGTGCCGATCCCGCACTGGCCAAGCTTCCGGTGCTGATGGTGACCGCCGAAGCGAAGAAGGAAAACATCATCGCGGCCGCGCAAGCGGGCGCCAACGGCTATGTCGTGAAGCCTTTCACCGCCGCCACGCTGGACGAAAAGCTGAACAAGATTTTCGAAAAGATGGAAAAGGCAGCCTGA
- a CDS encoding ScpA family protein, which yields MVPEQATGAPDGPEGLADSPPDDGAIVDGPAVAGTEEALQVAAEAAEASIARLYGEPLLRLPNDLYIPPDALEVFLDAFEGPLDLLLYLIRKQNFNILDIPMAQVTLQYLEYVEQIRKHNLELAAEYLLMAAMLIEIKSRMLLPKRQDELIEDVGDPRAELVRRLLEYEQIKAAAQRLGALPQHERDFQRPSLPVEQGLAPVWPHVDPHDLQRAWMDVLRRAKLTQHHRIGREELSVREHMSAILRTLQSQRFVEFSELFAGQESRPVVVVHFVAMLELAKETLIEITQAEPFAPIYVWLAYSPA from the coding sequence ATGGTGCCTGAGCAGGCGACCGGGGCCCCGGACGGGCCCGAAGGGCTCGCCGATTCCCCGCCGGACGACGGCGCCATCGTGGACGGTCCCGCCGTCGCCGGCACGGAGGAGGCGCTGCAGGTTGCCGCCGAGGCCGCCGAAGCCAGCATCGCCCGCCTGTACGGCGAGCCGCTGCTGCGCCTGCCCAACGACCTGTATATCCCGCCCGACGCGCTCGAAGTCTTCCTCGACGCCTTCGAAGGTCCGCTCGACCTCCTGCTGTACCTGATCCGCAAGCAGAACTTCAACATCCTCGACATCCCGATGGCGCAGGTGACCCTGCAATACCTGGAATACGTCGAGCAGATCCGCAAGCACAACCTGGAACTGGCCGCCGAGTACCTGCTGATGGCGGCCATGCTCATCGAGATCAAGTCGCGCATGCTGCTGCCCAAGCGCCAGGATGAGCTCATCGAGGACGTGGGCGACCCGCGCGCGGAACTGGTGCGGCGGCTGCTGGAGTACGAGCAGATCAAGGCGGCGGCGCAGCGCCTGGGCGCCCTGCCCCAGCACGAACGCGACTTCCAGCGCCCCTCGCTGCCGGTCGAACAGGGCCTGGCCCCGGTGTGGCCGCACGTCGATCCGCACGATCTGCAGCGCGCCTGGATGGATGTGCTGCGGCGCGCCAAGCTGACCCAGCACCACCGCATCGGGCGCGAGGAACTGTCGGTGCGCGAGCACATGTCGGCAATCCTGCGTACACTCCAGTCCCAGCGCTTCGTCGAATTCTCGGAGCTGTTCGCGGGACAGGAAAGCAGGCCGGTCGTGGTCGTGCACTTCGTGGCCATGCTCGAGCTGGCCAAGGAAACCCTGATCGAAATTACCCAGGCCGAACCATTCGCGCCCATCTATGTCTGGCTGGCCTATTCGCCGGCCTGA
- a CDS encoding chemotaxis protein CheW — MSIQQTTKPADARDGSGSEYLAFTLGSEEYGIDILKVQEIRGYEAVTRIANAPEFIKGVINLRGIIIPVVDMRIKFNLGTPTYDQFTVVIILNIGGRIMGMVVDSVSDVTTLTPDQIKPAPEMGTAFNSDYLMGLGTVDERMLILIDIDRLMSSSEMGLIDKMVA; from the coding sequence ATGTCCATTCAACAGACCACCAAACCGGCCGACGCGCGCGACGGCAGCGGCAGCGAATACCTGGCCTTCACCCTCGGCTCCGAGGAGTACGGGATCGACATCCTGAAGGTGCAGGAGATCCGCGGCTACGAAGCCGTGACCCGCATCGCCAACGCCCCCGAATTCATCAAAGGCGTGATCAACCTGCGTGGCATCATCATCCCGGTGGTCGACATGCGCATCAAGTTCAACCTCGGCACCCCCACCTACGACCAGTTCACCGTCGTGATCATCCTGAACATCGGCGGCCGCATCATGGGCATGGTCGTGGACAGCGTGTCGGACGTCACCACCCTGACGCCGGACCAGATCAAGCCGGCGCCGGAAATGGGCACCGCATTCAATTCCGACTACCTGATGGGCCTGGGCACCGTCGACGAGCGCATGCTGATCCTGATCGACATCGACCGCCTGATGTCGTCCAGCGAGATGGGCCTGATCGACAAGATGGTAGCGTAA